GAAAATCTGGAACACCCCTTGGTACGCCTGCTGCGTGAGCTGCAGCCCGAAGCCCTCAGCCCCCTGGAGGCCCTCCGCCTGCTTATGGAATGGAAAAAACTCTGGGCCGACGCCCCGCAGCCCGCTCCGTCGGCCACAGGCCCGATAGGCGGCGCGCCAGGTGACGGGCCAGATGATGAGCCCGACGCCGAACCGCCGTCCTTGCCGGGAGAAGAAAAATAGCAGAGCGGTTTTGGGGAAAAAACCTCAAAAAAATTTCTCTCGCGCAGGTCCGCGCCTGGCGTACCCTGCGCAAAACAACCGGGCGGAAAAATCCGCGCGCCCGTCCGCAAGGTCCACCGTCATGGCCGAAGCCAATCCCTTTTCCGTCATCCAGTTCATCGCTGAGCAACGCATCGCCGAGGCCCAGGCCCAGGGAGTTTTTGACAACCTCCCCGGCACGGGTCGCCCCCTGGAGCTGGAGGACATGAGCCACGTGCCCGAAGAACTGCGTATGGCCTACAAAATTCTGAGCAACGCCGGCTGCCTGCCGCCGGAGCTGGAGCAGCGCAAAGAACTGAACCGGCTGGTGGACCTGCTGGAGCAGTGTGAGGACGAGCAGGAGCGCGTACGCCAGATGCAGCGGCTGCGCTTTATGATTACGCGGGCGCAAATCCGTTTTCAGCGGCCCATCCATCTGGAGCAGGACGACCCCTACTACGACCGCCTGCTGGAACGCCTCTCCCGCGCAGACGGCCAGTCCGGAAAGGCCGGGGGAAAGCCGCGCTGACAACCGGCCTGCGCCAAAGGGCGACACGACCCTGTTTGCGGGCCGACGCCCTCTTACCCCGCGGCCAGGGCTGCCCGCACTTCCGCTTCCTCGGCTGCCGCAAAGTCCCGGCTGAGTTCCTCAGGAATGCGCACGGGCCGTCCGCTGGCATAATCAATATAGATCCAGAGGGTTTCCGCTTCCGCCAGGAGAGCCGCATCCGCGCCGCGCCAAAAAAGATAGCGTCGCGTGCATTGGCGCGAGGCAAAGTCGGCTACCCAGGTAGCCCCGCTGATGACCTGCCCCGCTACTGCCGGTTTGCGGTAAGTAATGCGGTGCTGCCGCACCACCCAGCCCTGGCCCACGGCCGCATAGCGCTCCATGCTCCAGCCGTTGGCTGCGGAATGGGCCACGGCCAGATCCTGCATCCACTGGACATAGCGCAGGTTGCTCACTCTGCCCTGCATGTCCATATCCGCCTCGGTCACGGTTATCTTCTCAATATAATAACGGTACATTGTTCTTCCTTTGTCGCAGGGCTGCAGAGCCGCGCAGGTTTGAACCGTCCGGCGGCAATGCAGGACGGCCATCCACCATACAGGCGCTGCGGTTCACGCGCTGCAATCCCGGAATGATCGGGGTTTAACAGTACAAATAAACGGCGTTTATACCTGTGTGCGGGCGTCTGTTCAGGCCGTGGCCAGAGCAACTTCAAAGGGAAAAGGCGCTAAAACAGCCCCGAAACCTGGCCCGTTTCCACATCCACGTCAATGTTGCGGAAACCCGGCCGTGAGCCCGTGCCCGGCATAAGGCTGATGTCGCCCGCTACCGGCACCACCAGCCCAGCGCCGCCAAACAGGAGTGCGTCGCGCACGTGCAGCCGCCAGGAGGCGGGCACGCCCCGCCTGCTGGGGTCATCAGACAGAGAATACTGGGTTTTGACCATGCAGACGCCCAGCTCAGCCGCGTCGGGCCGTTCCTGTAAGGCGGCCAGACGCTGGGCCGCCAGGGGTTCAAAATCCACGCCGTCCGCGCCGTAAACCTCGCGGGCGATGCGCACAATGCGTTCCCGCAGGGGCAGATTCCAGTCGTACAGGGGGCGGAATGCGCGGCGGTCCGTGCGGCAGGCGTCCAGCACGGCGTCGGCCAGCTCCAGCGCGCCTTCGCCGCCCCGCGCCCAGTGGTCGGAAACGGCCACCCGCGCCCCGGCCTTTTCGCAGATGCGGCGCACCGTATCCAGCTCCGCCTGGGTATCGGTGTGAAAGCGGTTGAGGCAGACCACGGCCGGCACGCCGGAGCGCCGCACAATGCCCAGATGGTGCAGCAGGTTGACGCAACCGGCCTCCACCAGGGCCAGATCCTCGTGGGTATAGGCTTCGGGCAAGGGCTGACCGGGGCGCAGCTGCGGCGCGCCGCCGTGGTATTTGAGCGCGCGCACTGTGGCCACCAGCACTGCCGCGTCCGGGGTCAGACCGCTGTAGCGGCATTTGAGGTTCCAGAACTTTTCATAGCCCATTTCGGCGGCAAAGCCCGATTCGGTCACATGCGCCTCGCTGAGTTTGAGGCCCACCCGATCGGCAATGACGGAGCTCTGCCCCAGAGCGATGTTGCCAAAAGGCCCTGTGTGCACCAGTACGGGCTGGCCTTCCATGGTCTGGATCAGGTTGGGCTTCACGGCCTCCACCAGCCAGGCGGTCATGGCTCCGTCCACCTGCAGGTCGGCGGTGGTCACGGGCTTGCCGTCACGGTCCAGCGCCAGCACCATACGGCCCATGCGCTGCCGCAGATCCCGCAGATCACGCGCCACCGAAAGGATGGACATGACCTCCGAGGCCACGGTGATGTCAAAGTGCGAGCGCATCATGAAGCCGTCATTGCGGCGGCCTTCGCCTTCTATACCGATGACCACATGGCGCAGGGCCTGAGCGCAGAAGTCCACCACCCAGCCCGTGTTCACGCGGGTGGGGTCAATGTTCAGGCGGCGCATGCCCGAAAGCCGTTCCAGGGTGGCGTCGTCGTAGTTGCGCTCATGCTGCATGCGGGACGTCAGGGCGGTCATGGCCAGGTTATGGGCTGCGCCCACGGCGTGGATGTCCCCTGTGAAGTTGAGAGAATAGGGCGCCAGTGGAATGCACTGCGAAAGCCCCCCACCGGCAGCCGAACCCTTCATGCCCATGGTGGGGCCGCCCGAAGGCTGGCGAATGGCCGCCGAAGAGCGCAGTCCGCGTCGGGCCAGGCCCTGTACCAGACCAATGGTAGTGGTGGATTTGCCCTCGCCCAGGGGCGTGGGGGTGATGGCCGTCACATCTATATAAAGACCGTCGGGCTTGTCCGCCAGACGCTGCAGCACGGCCTGCTGCTCAATCTTGCCCATATAGTGCCCATAGGGCAGAATTTCAGAAGATTCCAGGCCCATTTCCGCGGCCAGCGTGAGGATGGGCTTCATATGGGATTCGGCTTCCTGGGCCAGTTGCCAATCGGGGTGCCGGGTGGGATCCAGGGTCATGACGTCTCCAGGTCTTGCAGTAGGCATTTCAACGTTGAAATGTTCTGGCGGTTGCGTAAGCAGACGCCCGCCGGGAAGCGCAAGCGCAACTTATTTGCGCTGTTAAGCGCCGGAGCGAGCGTGTCGTAACCTTTGAGAATACCTATTCTCAAAGGCAATCTGTTCCAAAAGCGGCGCGTCCGCAGGGATGCGGGAATGCGGCGCGGGGGATGCGCGGATGGTACGGGCAGCGGGCGGCAGCGTCAAGACAGCGGCCTTGCGGCTGCGGGCCCGGGAAGGTAGAATAGCAGCGGCGCGACGACGCTGCAAAGGGCGTGCAACCACCCTTGCGCCGGGCGGGAAAGCTGTGGCGGCGGAGGCCTGCGCCATTGTCTGGGAGGAAATATGCGTTTTACCGCCCGTCAGGGCAGAATCTGCCTGCAGTTGCGCGTTTGCCGCCAGGGTGGCGACCTGCAGGTGCTGCTGGGCGGCGGCACGGCCCATCTGGGGGCCGTAGCCCTGGCCTATGCCCCTGCGTCGGGGGCCCAGGCCCAGGGGCGGCTGCTGGTTTTGCCCGGCCACCGGGAGGACGTCCTGGCCCTGCGCACGGCCACCGCCTTGGCCGATGGCCTCGGCTGCGCCGTATGCGTGAGCGCGGGCATCCACTATCCGGCCATCACGCGCGAAGAAATCGCCGTGGTGGAGGCGCTTGCCGACGTTTTGACCCAACGCTGCCTCATGGCTTTGCGCAAGCAGACGTCCGATCCGGAGGCGTAAGTTCAGCCCGGCCCGTTACGACGAAGGAAGTTACGGGCAAAGACAGCAGCGCTAGTTACGGGCCAAGACAGCAGCGCTGGTTAGTTGCACTGTTCTGTACCGGAGTGGACATCCTGAAATTTTTGAAATGTATATCCTCAAAAGTACAATGCGCAAGGAGAAAGCATGCTGACCGTCGCGGACCTGGAAGCCTTGGAGGCATACATCAATTCCGGCCAGTTGGAGGCAGATTTTGTGGACGGTTGTGAACACGACCGTCACTATCTGCTGGAACTGCTGGAAAAACTTATGGATGTGGCGGACCTGGCCGATGCGGCAGCCACCAGGCTCATATTCCGGGGTCTGCCTCTGCCGCCTTCGGCCTGACGGGCTCCCTGCGGCGCGCCGCAGCCAGGCTGCCCAGCAGGGACACGCCAAGGCCCGCAAAGCTCCAGGCGCTGTTGTCGCTCAGAGTAGCCGTGAGGCCCAGCAGGCCGCCGGCCGCCATGGCGGCAGCCACGCCCCAGGGGCGGAAGCGGGCCTTGCGGTAGAGGAGCATGCCCACAAACACGGGTGGCACCACGCCGCAGACGTAAATATCATTGGCCATGAGCAGCAGGGCCAGGATGCCCTTGCCGTAGAGGGCCAGCACCATGGCGGCCAGCGCCGCGCCCAGCATGCACAGACGGCAGGCGGCCACGCCGGGACGGCGCAGAATATCGTTGCTGCACACTGAGGCCGCCGTGATGATGCAGGAATCTCCGGCTGAAATAATGGCGCTGAAAATGCCCAGCAAAATAGGCGTGGAGGCCCAGGTCGGCAGATGGGTCAGCAGGGCGGCACTGAGCACCTGCTCCGGCGGCGTGCCTGCGGGCACCAGGTCGCGGCAGGCTATGCCCAGGGCCACGATGATGGCTGCCGTGATGGTGAGCCCCGCCACGGCCCACAACCCGCCACGGCGGGCGGCTGCCGCGTCCCGCGCCGTGAGCAGACGCCCGAACAGCATGGGGCAGACCACATAACTGCCGCCCAGAATGCAGAGGTAATAACGCAGCTTGGAAACGGGAAAGTCCGCATTGACCGCTTCCAACGGCACGGCCGCCAGGGCATGCCCGCCGCCCGCCTTGACGCTCAGGGCCAGGGCCAGCAAGAGGGCCGCCATGAGCACGGAAAACTGCCACACGTCGGTCTTCATGACCGCCGCCTGCCCGCCCACCAGGGTGTAGGCCAAAAGCGCCGCCGCGCCCAGCAGCACGGCCGGACCTTTGGCAAGGCCGGTCAGGGGCATGATGATGGCCGCCATGGCGCTGAACTGCGCGGCCAGGATGGCCAGCCAGGCCGTGACAATGATCACGGAGGCCAGGGGACGGCTTGGTTCTCCCAAAAAGGCTGTGAGCATTTCCGGCATGGTCACGGCCCCGCTTTCCCGTACTTTTTGGGCCAGAAACAGGCTCAGCACGGTAAGGCCCACAGCCCCGGAGCCCAGCCACCAGAAGGCCGGAGTGCCCACCTGCCAGGCCAGACCGGCCATGCCCATGGTGGCGGAACCGCCCACGCAGGAGGACACGATGGAAAGGGCCACTGCAAAGGCCGTGCTGCGCCGTCCGTTAAGAAAATAGGTGGCCGCGTCCACGCCATTGCGGGTGGACCACAGGGCCACAAAGAACAGGACGGCGAAATAGAAGACCAAAAAAGTCACGGCCGGTGAGCCCCCTCGCGCAGCGCTCCTCGCACGGCCGCGCACAGCCGGGCCGCGTCTTCCGGCGGCGTGTTATAGGGGGGCATAATGTAGATGAGCCGGTTGAAGGGGCGCAGCCACACGCCCCGCTCCACAAAGTAGCGCTGCAGTCGGGCCGTGTGGACCGGGCGGCGCGTTTCCACTACGCCTATGGCCCCCAGCACACGCACGTCCGCCACATCGGGCTCCGCGGCGCAGGGGGCGAGCCCCGCGCGCAGGGTCGCTTCCAGCCCGGCCACCTGTTCCGGCCAGGCGTTTTCGGCCAGCAGGTCCAGACTGGCCCCGGCCACGGCGCAGGCCAGGGCGTTGGCCATAAAGGTGGGGCCGTGCATGAGCACACCGTTGTGGCGGCAGATGTCTTCTGCCACGCTGTCCGTGCAGGCCGTAGCGGCCAGGGTCAGCATGCCGCCCGTGAGCGCCTTGCCGCAGCAGAGAATATCCGGACATATCCCGGCCCATTCCGCCGCAAACATTTTGCCCGTGCGGCCGAAGCCCGTGGCGATTTCGTCCAGGATGAGCAGCGCGCCGGCCTCTCGGCACAAGTCGGCCAGGCCGCGCAGATAGTCCGGATGGTAAAACCACATGCCCCCGGCTCCCTGCACCACGGGTTCCAGGATGACGGCGGCCACCTCCGGCCCGTGGGCTGCCAGCAGACGGCGGGCGTCGTCCAGGCTGGAGGGGTCAAAGGGCTGATCAAAGCGGCAGGCGGGCCGTTCCATAAAGATCTGCCGGGGCAGCGCGGCCGTAAACAGGCTGTGCATGCCCGTCACGGGGTC
This portion of the Desulfovibrio legallii genome encodes:
- a CDS encoding DnaJ family domain-containing protein, which gives rise to MAEANPFSVIQFIAEQRIAEAQAQGVFDNLPGTGRPLELEDMSHVPEELRMAYKILSNAGCLPPELEQRKELNRLVDLLEQCEDEQERVRQMQRLRFMITRAQIRFQRPIHLEQDDPYYDRLLERLSRADGQSGKAGGKPR
- a CDS encoding acyl-CoA thioesterase, whose product is MYRYYIEKITVTEADMDMQGRVSNLRYVQWMQDLAVAHSAANGWSMERYAAVGQGWVVRQHRITYRKPAVAGQVISGATWVADFASRQCTRRYLFWRGADAALLAEAETLWIYIDYASGRPVRIPEELSRDFAAAEEAEVRAALAAG
- a CDS encoding formate--tetrahydrofolate ligase → MTLDPTRHPDWQLAQEAESHMKPILTLAAEMGLESSEILPYGHYMGKIEQQAVLQRLADKPDGLYIDVTAITPTPLGEGKSTTTIGLVQGLARRGLRSSAAIRQPSGGPTMGMKGSAAGGGLSQCIPLAPYSLNFTGDIHAVGAAHNLAMTALTSRMQHERNYDDATLERLSGMRRLNIDPTRVNTGWVVDFCAQALRHVVIGIEGEGRRNDGFMMRSHFDITVASEVMSILSVARDLRDLRQRMGRMVLALDRDGKPVTTADLQVDGAMTAWLVEAVKPNLIQTMEGQPVLVHTGPFGNIALGQSSVIADRVGLKLSEAHVTESGFAAEMGYEKFWNLKCRYSGLTPDAAVLVATVRALKYHGGAPQLRPGQPLPEAYTHEDLALVEAGCVNLLHHLGIVRRSGVPAVVCLNRFHTDTQAELDTVRRICEKAGARVAVSDHWARGGEGALELADAVLDACRTDRRAFRPLYDWNLPLRERIVRIAREVYGADGVDFEPLAAQRLAALQERPDAAELGVCMVKTQYSLSDDPSRRGVPASWRLHVRDALLFGGAGLVVPVAGDISLMPGTGSRPGFRNIDVDVETGQVSGLF
- a CDS encoding sodium:solute symporter family protein; translated protein: MTFLVFYFAVLFFVALWSTRNGVDAATYFLNGRRSTAFAVALSIVSSCVGGSATMGMAGLAWQVGTPAFWWLGSGAVGLTVLSLFLAQKVRESGAVTMPEMLTAFLGEPSRPLASVIIVTAWLAILAAQFSAMAAIIMPLTGLAKGPAVLLGAAALLAYTLVGGQAAVMKTDVWQFSVLMAALLLALALSVKAGGGHALAAVPLEAVNADFPVSKLRYYLCILGGSYVVCPMLFGRLLTARDAAAARRGGLWAVAGLTITAAIIVALGIACRDLVPAGTPPEQVLSAALLTHLPTWASTPILLGIFSAIISAGDSCIITAASVCSNDILRRPGVAACRLCMLGAALAAMVLALYGKGILALLLMANDIYVCGVVPPVFVGMLLYRKARFRPWGVAAAMAAGGLLGLTATLSDNSAWSFAGLGVSLLGSLAAARRREPVRPKAAEADPGI